Proteins from a single region of Streptomyces griseiscabiei:
- a CDS encoding pyridoxal phosphate-dependent aminotransferase: MADNVTSLFRSTAAHSPSMAALTREGGDGVGPVDFCIPCNPYFPTPAMFDDMAGKLRDIITYYPSSADTITAELCSLLQLPPQCVAMGNGSTELITWLDHLMVRESLAVPVPTFGRWTDQPMETGKRVDMFPLQESSGFALDLAQYAEFIRARGTRVAVICNPNNPDGGFLHRHALVQFMDAMADLDLIVIDESFLEFADAESEPSTVQDAVMRPNVVVLRSLGKNFGLHGIRFGYLVANPALAGKVRGMLPKWNLNSFAEHVVFMLKNHGAEYMESLHQVRRDRLDMARQLSALPGLTVYPSQGNFLFVRLPVGAEGTVVRDRLLTEHRVLVRECGNKVGSSSRFLRLVVRPQVDVRRLVSGLESVLYGSRRGAAVPELGTGTSYSSGTAAVDRLMGETSGTGMQNLAAQAMSMPAPAPASSMQFASPAPAPAAAMQSPMQSSMQSSSMQFPSPAPAPAPMPMPVPAPMPVPAPAPMPVAPAAAMPGPGMPGPGMASPGMPAPGLQPVSQTGMPGLAAAAQGGRRVNGAAQGLTAAQVRGRTQPEPLEEPQGWPAAGAVYNQVG, from the coding sequence ATGGCCGACAACGTCACCTCGTTGTTCCGCAGCACCGCGGCACACAGCCCGTCGATGGCGGCGCTGACGCGTGAAGGCGGCGACGGGGTGGGTCCGGTGGACTTCTGTATCCCGTGCAATCCCTATTTCCCCACCCCCGCCATGTTCGACGACATGGCGGGCAAGCTGCGCGACATCATCACGTACTACCCGAGCAGCGCCGACACCATCACGGCCGAGCTGTGCAGTCTGCTCCAACTCCCGCCGCAGTGCGTGGCGATGGGCAACGGCTCGACCGAACTCATCACCTGGCTCGACCATCTGATGGTCCGTGAGTCCCTCGCCGTCCCCGTCCCCACCTTCGGCCGCTGGACCGACCAGCCCATGGAGACCGGCAAGCGGGTCGACATGTTCCCGCTCCAGGAGTCCAGCGGATTCGCCCTGGACCTGGCCCAGTACGCCGAGTTCATCCGCGCCCGCGGCACCCGGGTCGCCGTCATCTGCAACCCGAACAACCCCGACGGCGGCTTCCTGCACCGGCACGCGCTGGTGCAGTTCATGGACGCCATGGCCGACCTGGACCTGATCGTCATCGACGAGTCGTTCCTGGAGTTCGCCGACGCCGAGTCCGAGCCGTCCACGGTCCAGGACGCGGTCATGCGGCCCAACGTGGTCGTGCTGCGCAGCCTCGGCAAGAACTTCGGTCTGCACGGCATCCGCTTCGGCTACCTGGTCGCCAACCCGGCGCTCGCCGGCAAGGTCCGCGGGATGCTGCCGAAGTGGAACCTCAACTCCTTCGCCGAGCACGTGGTGTTCATGCTCAAGAACCACGGCGCCGAGTACATGGAGAGCCTGCACCAGGTCCGCCGCGACCGGCTGGACATGGCCCGCCAGCTCTCCGCCCTCCCCGGGCTGACGGTCTACCCGTCGCAGGGGAACTTCCTCTTCGTGCGCCTGCCCGTGGGCGCCGAGGGCACCGTGGTCCGTGACCGGCTGCTCACCGAGCACCGGGTCCTGGTCCGCGAGTGCGGCAACAAGGTCGGCTCGTCCAGTCGCTTCCTGCGGCTCGTGGTCCGGCCCCAGGTGGACGTCCGTCGCCTGGTGTCCGGCCTGGAGTCGGTTCTCTACGGGTCCAGGAGGGGAGCCGCCGTACCGGAGCTGGGCACCGGGACCAGCTACAGCTCGGGTACGGCGGCCGTGGACCGGCTGATGGGCGAGACCAGCGGCACCGGGATGCAGAACCTCGCCGCGCAGGCCATGAGCATGCCGGCCCCGGCGCCCGCGTCCTCCATGCAGTTCGCGTCCCCTGCCCCGGCGCCCGCCGCGGCCATGCAGTCCCCGATGCAGTCGTCCATGCAGTCGTCGTCCATGCAGTTCCCGTCCCCGGCGCCCGCTCCGGCCCCGATGCCGATGCCGGTCCCCGCGCCGATGCCGGTCCCCGCGCCGGCGCCGATGCCCGTCGCGCCGGCCGCCGCGATGCCCGGTCCGGGCATGCCTGGTCCGGGCATGGCGAGCCCGGGCATGCCGGCCCCCGGCCTCCAGCCCGTCTCCCAGACCGGTATGCCCGGTCTCGCCGCCGCGGCCCAGGGCGGGCGCCGCGTCAACGGCGCGGCCCAGGGCCTCACCGCCGCGCAGGTGCGCGGCCGTACCCAGCCGGAGCCGCTGGAGGAGCCGCAGGGGTGGCCGGCCGCGGGGGCGGTGTACAACCAGGTGGGGTGA
- a CDS encoding extracellular solute-binding protein, protein MRHRTRTSRGARTFVAATAALGLAAALSACGGDADAESAGISLTVVATNYGDSVRKNSEGYWDRVTLAFGADHPDIDVDVRVYDPDEVDEKVAELVERGEAPDIVQTDSYSEYAARDLLYSADEVLSVPVQASFVQSLANAGEMDRAQYGLPFTASTRLLYYNKDLFARAGLQPPESWDELLAAARALKAQGVKYPIAVPLGPEEAEAETLMWLLAGKGGYTDSTNRYDLASAANVATLTWLRDNLIGEGLTGPVAPGELNRREAVAAFLTGDAAMVNGPLSLIRQIADSSDSVPYGAVPLPSRDGENTPTMGTADWVIAFRNDDHRTAIGQFLDFLYTDKYVTEQAAQYELLPVTTSAADAMRADKAHKPLWNGLDTLQNLRLYPVAETNWSEVGAAIRKRIGSAVTPEGNPREVLESIAKVAK, encoded by the coding sequence GTGCGCCACAGGACCCGGACGAGCCGCGGGGCACGGACGTTCGTGGCGGCCACGGCCGCGCTGGGGCTCGCCGCCGCGCTGTCCGCCTGCGGCGGCGACGCGGACGCGGAGTCGGCGGGGATCTCCCTGACCGTCGTCGCGACCAACTACGGCGACAGCGTCCGCAAGAACTCCGAGGGTTACTGGGACCGGGTCACGCTCGCGTTCGGCGCGGACCACCCGGACATCGATGTGGACGTGCGGGTCTACGACCCGGACGAGGTCGACGAGAAGGTCGCCGAACTGGTCGAGCGGGGCGAGGCCCCGGACATCGTGCAGACGGACAGCTACTCCGAGTACGCCGCGCGGGACCTCCTCTACAGCGCCGACGAGGTGCTGTCGGTCCCGGTCCAGGCCTCGTTCGTCCAGAGCCTCGCGAACGCCGGGGAGATGGACCGGGCGCAGTACGGCCTGCCGTTCACCGCGAGCACCCGGCTGCTCTACTACAACAAGGACCTGTTCGCGCGGGCGGGCCTGCAGCCGCCGGAGTCCTGGGACGAACTCCTCGCCGCGGCAAGGGCGTTGAAGGCACAGGGGGTGAAGTACCCGATAGCCGTGCCGCTCGGCCCGGAGGAGGCGGAGGCCGAGACGCTGATGTGGCTGCTGGCCGGCAAGGGCGGCTACACCGATTCCACGAACCGCTACGACCTCGCCTCCGCCGCCAATGTGGCGACGCTGACCTGGCTGCGGGACAACCTGATCGGCGAGGGCCTCACCGGTCCCGTAGCCCCCGGCGAGCTGAACCGGCGCGAGGCCGTCGCCGCCTTCCTCACCGGCGACGCGGCCATGGTCAACGGCCCGCTGTCGCTGATCCGCCAGATCGCGGACTCCTCCGACTCCGTGCCCTACGGCGCCGTACCGCTGCCGAGCCGTGACGGCGAGAACACCCCCACGATGGGCACCGCCGACTGGGTCATCGCCTTCCGCAACGACGACCACCGCACCGCCATCGGCCAGTTCCTCGACTTCCTCTACACCGACAAGTACGTGACCGAGCAGGCCGCCCAGTACGAACTGCTCCCCGTCACCACGTCCGCCGCCGACGCGATGCGCGCCGACAAGGCCCACAAGCCCCTCTGGAACGGCCTCGACACCCTCCAGAACCTCCGCCTCTACCCCGTCGCCGAGACCAACTGGTCCGAGGTCGGCGCGGCGATCCGCAAGCGGATCGGGTCGGCGGTGACTCCGGAGGGGAACCCGCGGGAGGTGCTGGAGTCGATCGCGAAGGTGGCGAAGTAG
- a CDS encoding aldose epimerase family protein, with product MKSPVKELFGKLADGTEVHRWSLENGGTRLKVLSYGGIVQSLEIPDRDGRYANVSLGFDSVEEYVAGSPYFGALIGRYGNRVGAARFTLDGETYTLSVNDGANSLHGGADGFDRAVWDVEPFEDGPDLGLRLSYTSPDGEMGYPGTLTVRVRYTLTGRGEWRIDYEATTDRPTVVNLTHHVYWNLAGEGRGPVHDHELTIAAGRYTPVDSGLIPTGEPADVTGTPFDFRTGKTVGADLRAGDPQLLYAKGFDHNWVLDKGVTDAPEWAATLVDPASGRVLTVSTTEPGLQFYSGNFLDGTLVGTSGRSYRQGDALCLETQHFPDSPNKPSYPSTVLRPGETYRSTTVHAFD from the coding sequence GTGAAGTCACCCGTGAAGGAACTCTTCGGCAAGCTCGCCGACGGCACCGAGGTCCACCGCTGGTCGCTGGAGAACGGCGGCACCCGGCTGAAGGTCCTGTCGTACGGCGGGATCGTGCAGTCCCTGGAGATCCCGGACCGCGACGGCCGGTACGCCAACGTCTCGCTGGGCTTCGACAGCGTCGAGGAGTACGTCGCCGGCTCCCCCTACTTCGGCGCGCTGATCGGCCGCTACGGCAACCGCGTCGGCGCCGCCCGCTTCACCCTGGACGGCGAGACGTACACACTGTCCGTCAACGACGGCGCGAACAGCCTGCACGGCGGGGCGGACGGCTTCGACCGGGCCGTGTGGGACGTCGAGCCGTTCGAGGACGGCCCGGACCTGGGCCTGCGGCTGTCGTACACGAGCCCCGATGGCGAGATGGGCTACCCCGGCACCCTGACCGTCCGGGTCCGCTACACCCTCACCGGGCGGGGCGAGTGGCGGATCGACTACGAGGCGACCACGGACCGGCCCACGGTCGTCAACCTCACCCACCACGTCTACTGGAACCTGGCCGGCGAGGGCCGCGGCCCGGTCCACGACCATGAGCTGACGATCGCCGCCGGCCGCTACACCCCGGTCGACTCCGGCCTGATCCCCACCGGGGAACCGGCCGACGTCACGGGCACCCCCTTCGACTTCCGCACGGGCAAGACGGTCGGCGCGGACCTCCGCGCGGGCGATCCGCAACTGCTGTACGCCAAGGGGTTCGACCACAACTGGGTGCTGGACAAGGGCGTCACGGACGCGCCGGAGTGGGCCGCGACCCTGGTGGACCCGGCGTCCGGCCGGGTGCTCACGGTCTCCACGACCGAGCCGGGGCTGCAGTTCTACTCCGGGAACTTCCTGGACGGCACGCTCGTGGGAACCTCCGGGAGGAGCTACCGGCAGGGGGACGCGCTGTGCCTGGAGACCCAGCACTTCCCCGACTCGCCGAACAAGCCGTCGTACCCGTCGACCGTGCTGCGGCCCGGCGAGACCTACCGGTCGACGACCGTCCACGCGTTTGACTGA